One Thalassospira marina DNA window includes the following coding sequences:
- a CDS encoding TetR/AcrR family transcriptional regulator: protein MKPAEKSQGGRPWSFDREQAVETAMRLFWRYGYEGVSVGDLTKAIGVAPPSLYAAFGNKAGLYGEALRRYEEHYSSLDLASVKKAASVADAVRGMLENAVAAVTDPAREAGCMISSGMVACHPGLQDLAQDAAHRRDVMLDAIAAAFAPLLPDAPAAHRLARYLSAIMQGISIQARDGIARDELLAIVDDVVLGLDARHLDAARH, encoded by the coding sequence ATGAAACCTGCTGAAAAATCACAAGGGGGCCGCCCCTGGAGCTTTGATCGCGAACAGGCCGTGGAAACGGCCATGCGCCTGTTTTGGCGTTATGGCTATGAAGGCGTGTCTGTTGGCGATTTGACCAAGGCCATCGGCGTTGCCCCGCCCAGCCTTTATGCCGCCTTTGGCAACAAGGCAGGCCTGTATGGCGAGGCCCTTCGCCGATACGAGGAACATTATAGCTCGCTTGATCTTGCCAGCGTGAAAAAGGCGGCCTCTGTTGCCGATGCCGTCCGTGGTATGCTTGAAAACGCGGTTGCCGCCGTTACCGACCCGGCCCGTGAAGCAGGCTGCATGATCTCAAGCGGTATGGTTGCCTGTCACCCGGGCCTGCAGGATCTCGCACAGGATGCCGCCCATCGCCGCGATGTGATGCTTGATGCCATTGCCGCTGCCTTTGCACCCCTGCTGCCCGATGCCCCTGCCGCCCATCGTCTTGCCCGTTATCTGAGTGCGATTATGCAGGGCATATCCATCCAGGCGCGCGATGGTATCGCGCGCGATGAATTGCTGGCAATTGTCGATGATGTTGTCCTGGGTCTTGATGCCCGTCATCTGGATGCCGCCCGGCATTAG
- a CDS encoding alpha/beta fold hydrolase, translating to MLTLSKPPKSAKFGLFAIALGLLALPAMPAPTFAQTQASPALSTSQTTVNRESFRVTSSDGTSLAVTAQGAPGAPEILLIHGLRQSHLSWEKQLNDPSLSGFRIVTFDLRGHGNSDKPVTLDAYSDANRWAEDVQAVIKGAKLRRPVLVGWSLGGYVVGAYLQKYGGSALAGIDLVDPVSNLSPDLFYKETIDFIATTTSKNLETRAVATADFLAACFHQAPTPAEMREMLVINGMTEPAVYEGVLKTETTNLEPYFAAFKGPILLSQGRHDRLVKMDMIERLKAVAPDSEISVFENSGHSPFFEEPARFNAELASFVTRANAR from the coding sequence ATGCTTACCCTGTCAAAACCGCCAAAATCCGCCAAATTCGGATTGTTTGCCATCGCACTTGGCCTGCTTGCCCTGCCCGCCATGCCCGCGCCGACATTCGCCCAAACACAGGCATCACCTGCGCTTTCCACCAGTCAGACAACAGTAAACCGGGAGTCGTTTCGTGTGACATCGTCAGATGGCACCAGCCTGGCCGTAACAGCACAGGGTGCGCCCGGCGCACCGGAAATTTTGCTGATCCACGGTTTGCGCCAAAGCCATCTAAGCTGGGAAAAACAGCTTAATGACCCGTCATTGTCGGGTTTTCGCATTGTGACGTTTGATTTGCGCGGACATGGCAATTCCGACAAGCCGGTAACACTTGATGCCTATTCCGACGCAAACCGCTGGGCAGAGGATGTGCAAGCCGTGATCAAGGGCGCAAAACTGCGCCGCCCGGTTCTGGTGGGCTGGTCGCTGGGCGGTTATGTGGTGGGTGCCTATTTGCAGAAATATGGTGGCAGCGCCCTTGCCGGGATTGACCTGGTGGACCCGGTGTCAAACCTGTCGCCCGATCTTTTTTACAAGGAAACCATCGATTTCATCGCAACGACAACCTCCAAAAACCTGGAGACCCGCGCGGTTGCCACGGCCGATTTCCTGGCGGCCTGTTTTCATCAAGCCCCGACACCAGCGGAAATGCGTGAAATGCTGGTGATTAACGGCATGACCGAACCCGCCGTTTATGAAGGGGTGCTGAAAACAGAAACGACCAATCTGGAACCGTATTTTGCGGCGTTCAAAGGGCCAATCCTTCTAAGCCAGGGGCGCCATGACCGGCTGGTGAAAATGGATATGATCGAGCGGTTAAAGGCCGTTGCGCCAGATAGCGAGATTTCGGTTTTTGAAAATAGCGGGCACAGCCCCTTTTTCGAGGAACCGGCCCGCTTCAATGCGGAACTTGCCAGCTTTGTCACCCGGGCCAATGCCCGTTAA
- a CDS encoding YqgE/AlgH family protein, whose amino-acid sequence MAIAGSDGEYLSGKLLVAMPGMRDPRFAQSVVYLCAHNEDGAMGIVVNRLIDSITFPELLEQLGIVRPASTISDIQVHFGGPVESGRGFVLHSNDFRNDATLQVDRDVSVTATVDILENIALDKGPHNSILALGYAGWRSGQLETEIRANGWLHVDADPELLFATDCEDKWQRAFAKLGFAPELLSGEAGHA is encoded by the coding sequence ATGGCAATTGCAGGCAGCGACGGAGAATATCTATCGGGCAAGCTACTGGTTGCAATGCCCGGCATGCGCGACCCGCGCTTTGCGCAAAGCGTGGTTTACCTGTGTGCGCATAACGAAGACGGTGCCATGGGCATTGTCGTAAACCGCCTGATCGATTCAATCACTTTCCCGGAATTGCTTGAACAACTGGGCATCGTGCGCCCGGCATCCACCATTTCCGATATCCAGGTGCATTTTGGTGGCCCGGTGGAATCGGGACGTGGTTTTGTGCTGCATTCCAACGATTTTCGCAATGACGCCACCCTGCAGGTGGATCGTGATGTTTCGGTCACCGCCACGGTCGATATTCTGGAAAATATCGCCCTTGATAAAGGCCCGCATAACAGCATTCTGGCGCTTGGCTATGCAGGCTGGCGCAGTGGCCAGCTTGAAACCGAAATTCGCGCCAATGGCTGGCTGCATGTCGATGCCGACCCGGAACTGCTTTTTGCCACCGATTGCGAGGATAAATGGCAGCGCGCCTTTGCCAAGCTGGGCTTTGCACCCGAACTTCTTTCTGGTGAAGCAGGCCACGCATAA
- a CDS encoding protein-disulfide reductase DsbD family protein, producing the protein MIKRILALLMLILLPHMVQAAPAESNWQDEEFASVRVLSARDGVQNMHILRLGLEFALQPHWKVYWRSAGDAGFPPTIKWDGSANIDETNINMLWPAPFRFSIFGLETFGYQDRVIFPIDVPVQNNNEPVSLKLAVDYLACSDICVPATANLTLDLPADRGEISSHAHEIEKFAAKVPLTGANLPLGVSSIWESRKDKDSFLNVALHDIPEGVTPDILVEGKPTDSFGAPVATGQNLQGAPIYQLAIHNNAKAESFAGRDVTVTVLAGDLAIEQPATIGDAPADGMVSGTANAMPATTAAPNAPNASTAKTGFVSSSQTAWWVIGGLALLGGLILNVMPCVLPVLSIKVMGAIHLSAQDRKGTRRGFLASAAGIMVSFWIIAGALAILKLAGGSIGWGIQFQHPLFLTTMTIIVVLFACNMFGLFEISANRLNDMANDAIDQQNIRTGSAGKQSMGGHFLTGMFATLLATPCSAPFLGTAVGFALAGSVFDIFWVFSLLGIGFSLPYLLIAARPEIARLLPRPGRWMAIVKFVLGLALVGTAIWLLSVLANQIGTNGAIAVGIGLALASGLIWWRHKTTNERRKPMLAGIATLAVLAALFAPGFARPPAHVTPVTNTTASNSKDEGALPWQPFAPEKIDTLVAEGKTVLVDITADWCVTCQVNKRLVIDTDDVRPALLAENVVLMQGDWTRPNPEIAAFLAKYDRYGIPFNAIYGPKAPDGILLSELLSKDQVISGLNAAQATSGLAN; encoded by the coding sequence GTGATCAAGCGTATTCTGGCCCTGTTGATGTTGATCCTGCTGCCACATATGGTGCAGGCGGCCCCTGCCGAGAGCAACTGGCAGGACGAGGAATTTGCATCGGTCCGGGTTTTAAGCGCGCGCGACGGGGTTCAAAACATGCATATCCTGCGCCTGGGCCTTGAATTTGCCCTGCAGCCGCACTGGAAAGTTTATTGGCGCAGTGCGGGGGATGCCGGTTTCCCCCCCACCATCAAATGGGATGGTTCTGCCAATATTGATGAAACCAATATCAATATGCTGTGGCCCGCACCGTTTCGCTTTTCCATTTTCGGGCTGGAAACATTTGGCTATCAGGACCGTGTGATTTTCCCGATCGATGTGCCGGTCCAGAACAATAATGAACCCGTCAGTCTGAAGCTGGCTGTTGATTACCTGGCGTGTAGCGACATTTGTGTGCCCGCCACGGCCAACCTGACGCTGGATTTGCCAGCGGACCGTGGCGAAATTTCCAGCCATGCGCATGAAATTGAAAAATTCGCTGCCAAGGTGCCCCTGACCGGGGCCAACCTGCCGCTGGGTGTGAGCAGCATCTGGGAAAGCCGCAAGGATAAAGACAGCTTCCTGAATGTCGCCCTTCATGACATTCCCGAGGGCGTGACACCCGATATTCTGGTTGAAGGCAAACCGACAGACAGTTTCGGTGCCCCGGTAGCAACCGGCCAGAACCTTCAGGGGGCGCCGATTTACCAGCTTGCGATCCATAATAACGCCAAGGCCGAAAGCTTTGCCGGGCGTGATGTGACCGTAACCGTGCTGGCTGGTGACCTTGCCATTGAACAGCCCGCCACCATTGGCGATGCCCCGGCTGATGGCATGGTCAGCGGCACTGCCAATGCCATGCCCGCAACCACGGCTGCCCCAAATGCACCAAACGCCAGCACGGCCAAGACAGGCTTTGTATCATCATCGCAAACCGCATGGTGGGTGATTGGCGGGCTGGCATTGCTGGGCGGGTTGATCCTGAATGTTATGCCCTGTGTGTTGCCGGTGCTGTCGATCAAGGTGATGGGCGCCATTCACCTGAGCGCACAGGACCGCAAAGGCACGCGTCGCGGTTTTCTTGCCAGTGCGGCGGGCATTATGGTGTCCTTCTGGATCATTGCCGGGGCGCTGGCGATTTTGAAACTGGCGGGCGGGTCGATTGGCTGGGGTATCCAGTTCCAGCATCCGCTGTTTTTAACCACCATGACCATCATTGTGGTGCTGTTTGCCTGCAATATGTTTGGCCTGTTTGAAATCAGCGCCAACCGCCTGAATGACATGGCCAATGACGCCATTGACCAGCAAAATATCCGCACAGGCAGCGCTGGCAAACAAAGCATGGGCGGCCATTTCCTGACCGGGATGTTTGCCACCCTGCTGGCAACCCCGTGTTCGGCCCCATTTTTGGGAACGGCTGTTGGCTTTGCACTGGCCGGGTCGGTTTTTGATATTTTCTGGGTTTTCAGCCTGCTGGGTATTGGTTTTTCGCTGCCCTATCTGTTGATTGCGGCGCGCCCGGAAATTGCGCGTTTGCTGCCCCGTCCCGGTCGCTGGATGGCAATTGTCAAATTTGTGCTGGGGCTGGCCCTTGTGGGGACGGCGATCTGGCTGTTAAGCGTGCTTGCAAACCAGATCGGCACCAATGGCGCAATTGCAGTTGGCATCGGTCTTGCCCTTGCAAGCGGACTGATCTGGTGGCGGCATAAAACCACCAATGAACGCCGCAAACCAATGCTGGCCGGTATTGCCACACTGGCGGTTCTTGCTGCGCTGTTTGCGCCGGGTTTTGCCCGCCCGCCCGCACATGTAACCCCGGTCACCAACACCACAGCCAGTAACAGCAAAGACGAAGGTGCCCTGCCCTGGCAGCCCTTTGCCCCGGAAAAGATCGACACGCTGGTGGCCGAAGGCAAAACCGTGCTGGTCGATATCACCGCGGACTGGTGCGTGACCTGCCAGGTCAACAAACGCCTGGTGATTGATACCGACGATGTGCGCCCGGCCCTGCTGGCCGAAAATGTTGTGCTGATGCAGGGGGATTGGACCCGCCCCAACCCCGAAATTGCGGCGTTTCTCGCCAAATATGACCGCTATGGCATTCCCTTTAATGCCATTTATGGCCCCAAGGCCCCGGATGGCATTTTACTGTCCGAACTGCTGAGCAAGGACCAGGTTATTTCCGGCCTGAATGCCGCGCAGGCGACCAGCGGACTTGCAAATTAG
- a CDS encoding peroxiredoxin — MTIAVGASLPDVVLHRATPDGPEAVQSKDLFAGRKVVLFAVPGAFTPTCSIKHLPGFINKAEEITAKGVDEIFCLATNDAFVMQAWAKSENVGDAVTMLADGDLNFTNATGLKLDLRGKGLGERANRYVMVVDDNTVTHLAVEEPGAFEVSSAEAVLGAL; from the coding sequence ATGACCATCGCCGTAGGCGCATCATTGCCCGACGTCGTATTGCACCGTGCCACCCCTGATGGCCCCGAAGCCGTGCAAAGCAAAGACCTGTTTGCCGGCCGCAAGGTTGTTCTGTTTGCCGTTCCGGGTGCCTTCACCCCGACCTGTTCGATCAAGCACCTGCCGGGCTTTATCAACAAGGCCGAAGAAATCACGGCAAAAGGTGTGGACGAAATTTTCTGCCTGGCCACCAATGACGCCTTTGTCATGCAGGCTTGGGCGAAGTCGGAAAATGTCGGTGATGCCGTAACCATGCTGGCGGATGGCGACCTGAATTTTACCAACGCAACCGGCCTGAAGCTGGACCTGCGCGGCAAAGGCCTTGGCGAGCGCGCCAACCGCTATGTCATGGTTGTTGACGACAACACCGTGACCCACCTTGCCGTTGAAGAACCGGGTGCGTTTGAAGTTTCCAGCGCCGAAGCCGTGCTGGGCGCGCTTTAA